Proteins encoded together in one Canis aureus isolate CA01 chromosome 21, VMU_Caureus_v.1.0, whole genome shotgun sequence window:
- the LOC144292875 gene encoding small ribosomal subunit protein uS3m-like isoform X1, whose protein sequence is MDLGSPASREGHSPGGAEAPVVGTLGSKNWGVQVRVGKGDKPVTYEETHALHFIVHRKGWLWLQQKKREEARVKVEFSAQCTWILALEFPLTLRGALFLSGNLGGEDHAAEPTAEDVFLWKFMLGTFPGCLLTNRS, encoded by the exons ATGGACCTAGGCAGCCCCGCCTCCAGGGAAGGTCACTCACCTGGGGGAGCTGAGGCTCCGGTAgttgggaccctgggatccaaG AACTGGGGGGTCCAGGTCAGAGTGGGCAAGGGGGACAAGCCGGTGACCTATGAGGAGACGCACGCACTGCACTTCATCGTCCACCGCAAGGGCTGGCTGTGGCTGCAACAG aaaaaaagagaagaagccaGGGTGAAGGTGGAATTTAGTGCACAGTGCACTTGGATATTAGCTCTGGAGTTTCCGCTGACTCTTCGAGGTGCCCTGTTCCTttcagggaacctgggtggtgaGGACCATGCAGCAGAGCCAACAGCGGAGGATGTTTTCCTTTGGAAGTTCATGCTGGGCACCTTCCCAGGGTGTCTGTTGACCAACCGATCCTAA
- the SCGB1C1 gene encoding secretoglobin family 1C member 1, which yields MKGSSTLLLVALSLLCSCGLASDEDSSEFFMDFLQTLLVGSPEELYEGPLGKYDVNADAKAALTELKSCIDGLQPMHKAELVKLLVQVLGSEDEA from the exons ATGAAGGGAAGCAGCACCCTCCTGCTGGTGGCCCTCTCCTTGCTCTGCTCCTGCG GGCTGGCCTCTGACGAGGACAGCAGTGAGTTTTTCATGGACTTCCTGCAAACGCTGCTGGTGGGGTCCCCAGAGGAGCTGTACGAGGGGCCCCTGGGCAAGTACGACGTCAATGCAGATGCCAAAGCGGCGCTGACTGAGCTCAAGTCCTGCATAGACGGCCTACAGCCCATGCACAAGGCGGAGCTGGTCAAGCTACTG GTGCAAGTGCTGGGCAGTGAAGATGAAGCCTAA
- the LOC144292875 gene encoding small ribosomal subunit protein uS3m-like isoform X2, with protein sequence MDLGSPASREGHSPGGAEAPVVGTLGSKNWGVQVRVGKGDKPVTYEETHALHFIVHRKGWLWLQQGTWVVRTMQQSQQRRMFSFGSSCWAPSQGVC encoded by the exons ATGGACCTAGGCAGCCCCGCCTCCAGGGAAGGTCACTCACCTGGGGGAGCTGAGGCTCCGGTAgttgggaccctgggatccaaG AACTGGGGGGTCCAGGTCAGAGTGGGCAAGGGGGACAAGCCGGTGACCTATGAGGAGACGCACGCACTGCACTTCATCGTCCACCGCAAGGGCTGGCTGTGGCTGCAACAG ggaacctgggtggtgaGGACCATGCAGCAGAGCCAACAGCGGAGGATGTTTTCCTTTGGAAGTTCATGCTGGGCACCTTCCCAGGGTGTCTGTTGA